A stretch of Bradyrhizobium sp. AZCC 2262 DNA encodes these proteins:
- a CDS encoding urease accessory protein UreD, whose translation MRTDSTRASSATFEANRAQGAVRFGVHLQDGVTRRGILHESGSLRVRFPSPEAEGLSGVFVNTAGGIAGGDRFDIDITAGEGARLTLTTAAAEKVYRAPGPAAQLNIALRAAAGAHLAWLPQETILFDRARIVRCIDIDLAEDASLLLCEIVVFGRSAMGEKMLHGEFVDRWRLRRGGKLVFAETVRLDGDIGEKLARPAIANGGVAIGTALIVPGDEAVVERIREASETFGGEVGISCWNGFAMARFCAQDAARLRADMMAVLGRASGVPLPRLWLN comes from the coding sequence ATGCGGACCGACAGCACGCGCGCGAGTTCAGCGACGTTCGAGGCCAACCGCGCCCAGGGCGCGGTCAGGTTCGGCGTGCACCTTCAGGACGGCGTCACCCGCCGCGGGATCTTGCATGAATCCGGTTCGCTACGCGTGCGCTTTCCTTCGCCTGAAGCGGAAGGGCTGTCCGGCGTGTTCGTCAACACGGCCGGCGGCATCGCCGGCGGCGACCGCTTCGATATCGACATCACGGCTGGCGAGGGCGCACGGCTGACCTTGACGACGGCGGCGGCGGAAAAGGTCTACCGTGCGCCCGGACCTGCCGCGCAGCTCAATATCGCGCTGAGGGCAGCGGCCGGCGCGCATCTCGCGTGGCTGCCGCAGGAGACCATCCTGTTCGACCGCGCGCGAATAGTCAGGTGTATCGACATCGACCTGGCCGAGGACGCCTCGCTTCTGCTCTGCGAAATCGTGGTGTTCGGCCGCTCGGCGATGGGCGAAAAGATGCTGCATGGCGAGTTCGTCGACCGCTGGCGCCTGCGCCGTGGCGGAAAGCTCGTGTTTGCGGAAACCGTCCGGCTCGACGGCGACATCGGCGAAAAACTGGCGCGGCCGGCCATTGCGAACGGCGGCGTCGCCATCGGCACGGCGCTGATTGTGCCTGGCGATGAGGCAGTCGTAGAGCGGATTCGCGAGGCATCCGAAACGTTCGGCGGCGAGGTCGGCATCTCCTGCTGGAATGGATTTGCAATGGCGCGCTTCTGTGCCCAAGATGCAGCCCGGCTCCGCGCCGACATGATGGCTGTGCTCGGCCGCGCCAGCGGCGTGCCGCTCCCAAGGCTTTGGCTAAATTAG
- the urtE gene encoding urea ABC transporter ATP-binding subunit UrtE, with protein MLKVDNISLYYGAAQALRGVSLSAEPGKVTCVLGRNGVGKTSLLRAMVGQYPISGGSIALEGNDITGLKPYERARAGIGFVPQGREIFPLLTVEENLKTGFGPLKRDDRYVPDDVFSLFPVLNTMLGRRGGDLSGGQQQQLAIGRALVMRPKLLLLDEPTEGIQPSIIKDIGRAITYLRSLGNMAIVLVEQYLDFACELGDNFAVMDRGAVKYACDRASLDPAEISRQMAL; from the coding sequence ATGCTGAAGGTCGACAATATCAGCCTTTATTACGGCGCGGCGCAGGCGCTGCGCGGCGTCTCGCTGTCCGCCGAGCCGGGCAAGGTCACTTGCGTGCTCGGCCGCAACGGCGTCGGCAAGACCTCGCTGCTGCGCGCGATGGTCGGGCAATACCCGATATCAGGCGGCTCGATCGCGCTGGAAGGCAATGACATCACCGGCCTCAAACCTTACGAGCGCGCACGGGCCGGCATCGGCTTCGTGCCGCAGGGCCGCGAGATCTTTCCGCTGCTGACGGTGGAGGAAAATCTCAAGACCGGTTTCGGGCCGCTCAAGCGCGACGACCGCTACGTCCCCGACGACGTGTTCTCGCTGTTTCCGGTGCTGAATACGATGCTGGGCCGGCGCGGCGGCGACCTCTCCGGCGGACAACAACAGCAATTGGCGATCGGTCGGGCGCTGGTGATGCGGCCAAAACTGTTGCTGCTCGACGAGCCGACCGAAGGCATCCAGCCCTCGATCATCAAGGACATCGGCCGCGCCATCACCTATCTGCGCAGCCTCGGCAACATGGCGATCGTGCTGGTCGAACAATATCTCGACTTTGCCTGTGAGCTCGGCGACAATTTCGCGGTCATGGACCGGGGCGCGGTGAAATATGCCTGCGATCGCGCCAGCCTCGATCCCGCCGAGATCAGCCGCCAGATGGCGCTGTAA
- the urtD gene encoding urea ABC transporter ATP-binding protein UrtD, protein MSVMEGRTTSALLYLDGVHVSFDGFHAINNLSLTLEPGEMRAIIGPNGAGKTTMMDIITGKTKPDEGTVLFDGMTDLTRLDETRIAELGIGRKFQKPTVFESQTIEDNLLLALNIDHSVKGTLFWRGNRDESERIDRVLETIRLTDARNRLAGSLSHGQKQWLEIGMLLAQDPKLLLVDEPVAGMTDVETHQTAELLKEINKEKTVMVVEHDMTFVRELGVKVTCLHEGTVLAEGTIDQVSSNERVIEVYLGR, encoded by the coding sequence ATGAGTGTCATGGAGGGAAGGACCACTTCCGCGCTGCTCTATCTCGACGGCGTGCATGTCTCGTTCGACGGTTTTCACGCCATCAACAATCTGTCGCTGACGCTCGAGCCCGGCGAGATGCGCGCCATCATCGGCCCGAACGGCGCCGGCAAGACCACGATGATGGACATCATCACCGGCAAGACCAAGCCCGACGAGGGCACGGTGCTGTTCGACGGCATGACCGACCTGACGCGCCTCGACGAGACCCGCATCGCCGAACTCGGCATCGGCCGAAAATTCCAGAAGCCGACGGTGTTCGAGAGCCAGACCATCGAGGACAATTTGCTGCTGGCGCTCAATATCGATCACAGCGTCAAGGGCACGCTGTTCTGGCGCGGCAACAGGGACGAATCCGAACGGATCGACCGCGTGCTGGAAACCATCCGCCTGACCGATGCCCGCAACAGACTGGCCGGGAGCCTCTCGCACGGCCAGAAGCAGTGGCTGGAAATCGGCATGCTGCTTGCGCAGGACCCAAAACTGCTTTTGGTCGACGAGCCCGTCGCCGGGATGACCGACGTCGAGACGCATCAGACCGCGGAGCTGCTCAAGGAAATCAACAAGGAAAAGACGGTCATGGTCGTCGAGCACGATATGACCTTCGTGCGCGAACTCGGCGTCAAGGTGACCTGCCTGCATGAGGGCACGGTGCTGGCGGAGGGGACCATCGATCAGGTCTCGTCGAACGAGCGGGTGATCGAAGTGTATCTGGGAAGATAG
- the urtC gene encoding urea ABC transporter permease subunit UrtC, with translation MTPHVLTRSLDRSASIFILVVAGLGVLIPLSNLLLPAGSMLQVPTYLVALFGKYACYAILALSIDLIWGYCGILSLGHGAFFALGGYAMGMYLMRQIGSRGVYGNPILPDFMVFLNYPKLPWYWHGFDMFWFAALMVLVVPGLLAFCFGWLAFRSRVTGVYLSIITQAMTYALLLAFFRNDFGFGGNNGLTDFKDILGFNVQADGTRAALFALSCLALILAFLICRAVVTSKLGKVLIAIRDAESRTRFLGYRVESYKLFVFTLSACMAGVAGALYVPQVGIINPGEFAPGNSIEAVIWVAVGGRGTLVGAALGAAVVNYAKTVFTSGPLAPYWLFMLGALFILVTLLLPKGIIGTFNAWWEGRKAKQLSAIAESAAREDGVGEPNPAE, from the coding sequence ATGACGCCGCACGTTCTGACGCGTTCGCTGGATCGCAGCGCTTCCATCTTCATCCTGGTGGTCGCTGGTCTCGGCGTGCTGATCCCGCTGTCGAACCTGCTGTTGCCGGCGGGCTCGATGCTGCAGGTGCCGACCTATCTGGTCGCGCTGTTCGGCAAATATGCCTGCTACGCCATTCTCGCGCTCTCGATCGATTTGATCTGGGGCTATTGCGGCATTCTCTCGCTCGGCCACGGCGCGTTCTTCGCGCTCGGCGGTTACGCGATGGGCATGTACCTGATGCGACAGATCGGCAGCCGCGGCGTCTACGGCAATCCGATCCTGCCCGATTTCATGGTGTTCCTGAACTATCCAAAGCTGCCCTGGTACTGGCACGGCTTTGATATGTTCTGGTTCGCGGCGCTGATGGTTCTGGTGGTGCCGGGCCTGCTCGCGTTCTGCTTCGGCTGGCTGGCCTTCCGCTCGCGCGTCACCGGCGTCTATCTCTCGATCATCACGCAAGCGATGACCTACGCATTGCTGCTGGCGTTCTTCCGCAACGATTTCGGTTTTGGCGGCAATAACGGCCTGACCGACTTCAAGGACATCTTGGGCTTCAACGTGCAGGCCGACGGCACCCGCGCCGCGCTGTTTGCACTGAGTTGCCTTGCGCTGATCCTGGCCTTCCTGATCTGCCGGGCGGTGGTGACCTCGAAGCTCGGCAAGGTCCTGATCGCGATCCGCGATGCTGAATCGCGTACGCGCTTCCTCGGCTATCGCGTCGAGTCCTACAAGCTGTTCGTATTCACGCTGTCGGCCTGCATGGCCGGCGTCGCCGGCGCGCTCTATGTGCCGCAGGTCGGCATCATCAATCCCGGCGAATTCGCCCCGGGCAATTCGATCGAGGCCGTGATCTGGGTCGCGGTGGGCGGCCGCGGCACGCTGGTCGGTGCGGCGCTCGGCGCCGCCGTCGTCAACTACGCGAAGACTGTCTTCACATCGGGTCCGCTGGCGCCGTACTGGCTGTTCATGCTGGGCGCGCTGTTCATCCTTGTGACGCTGCTGCTGCCGAAGGGGATCATCGGTACCTTCAACGCATGGTGGGAGGGACGGAAGGCAAAACAACTATCGGCCATTGCCGAAAGCGCCGCGCGCGAAGACGGCGTCGGCGAACCGAACCCGGCGGAGTGA
- the urtB gene encoding urea ABC transporter permease subunit UrtB: protein MLAILLTAAFAVPALAGPFEDAVAKFANDDFSDTDEAIGVVAVSGNPLAFPIISALQDGRLSVDPDTKKVFVTGADGKIIDAATGAAVDKLPDSAAAVRLNNRLRRTVEAALGGLTLLSPDPAKRIAAAQSVFKSHEESALAVIDGALAKETNKGAKAAFTEARAAILLYKGDATEVEKLEAVAVVKAKGDQEAMALLTGLGSDVPPNVARAAASAIASIQSNLAMWSMVQNAWYGLSLGSVLLLAAIGLAITFGVMGVINMAHGEMVMIGAYVTFVVQEVIRTRYPDLFDYSLLIAVPLAFLVAGAIGVLIERGIIRFLYGRPLETLLATWGLSLVLQQAVRTMFGPTNREVGNPSWMSGAFELGQITITYNRLWILCFTLAVFAILLAMLRYTALGLEMRAVTQNRRMAASMGIATSRVDALTFGLGSGIAGIAGVALSQIDNVSPNLGQSYIIDSFMVVVFGGVGNLWGTLVGAFTLGIANKFLEPVAGAVLGKIAILVLIILFIQKRPRGLFALKGRAVEA from the coding sequence CTGCTCGCAATCCTTCTGACCGCAGCTTTCGCCGTGCCGGCGCTGGCGGGTCCGTTCGAGGATGCCGTCGCCAAATTCGCCAATGACGATTTTTCCGACACCGACGAGGCGATCGGCGTGGTCGCTGTGTCGGGCAATCCGCTGGCCTTTCCCATCATCAGCGCGCTGCAGGACGGACGGCTGTCGGTCGATCCGGATACCAAGAAGGTTTTCGTAACGGGGGCCGACGGCAAGATCATCGACGCCGCAACCGGCGCCGCGGTGGACAAGCTGCCGGATAGCGCCGCTGCCGTCCGCCTCAACAACCGCCTGCGCCGCACCGTGGAGGCGGCCCTTGGCGGCCTGACGCTGCTGTCGCCCGATCCCGCCAAGCGCATCGCGGCCGCGCAGTCGGTCTTCAAGAGCCACGAGGAGAGCGCACTTGCCGTCATCGACGGCGCGCTCGCCAAGGAAACCAACAAGGGCGCCAAGGCGGCCTTCACCGAGGCCCGCGCCGCGATCCTGCTTTACAAGGGCGATGCGACCGAGGTCGAAAAACTCGAAGCCGTCGCCGTCGTCAAGGCGAAGGGCGACCAGGAAGCGATGGCGCTATTGACCGGCCTGGGCAGCGACGTGCCGCCCAATGTCGCGCGCGCCGCGGCGAGCGCGATCGCCTCGATCCAGAGCAACCTCGCGATGTGGTCGATGGTGCAGAACGCCTGGTATGGCCTGTCGCTCGGCTCGGTGCTGCTGCTCGCCGCGATCGGGCTGGCCATCACCTTCGGCGTCATGGGCGTCATCAACATGGCCCATGGCGAGATGGTGATGATCGGCGCCTACGTCACCTTCGTGGTGCAGGAGGTCATCCGCACCCGATATCCCGACCTGTTCGACTATTCGCTGCTGATCGCGGTACCGCTGGCTTTCCTCGTCGCCGGCGCCATCGGCGTCCTGATCGAGCGCGGCATCATCCGCTTCCTCTACGGCCGCCCGCTGGAAACGCTGCTGGCGACCTGGGGCCTGTCGCTGGTGCTGCAGCAGGCCGTGCGCACCATGTTCGGCCCGACCAACCGCGAAGTCGGCAATCCCTCCTGGATGAGCGGCGCGTTCGAACTCGGGCAGATCACTATCACCTATAACCGGCTCTGGATCCTGTGCTTCACGCTGGCGGTGTTCGCCATCCTGCTCGCCATGCTGCGCTACACGGCGCTCGGGCTCGAGATGCGTGCGGTCACTCAAAATCGTCGCATGGCGGCCTCGATGGGCATCGCCACCTCGCGCGTCGATGCGCTGACCTTCGGCCTCGGCTCCGGCATTGCCGGGATCGCCGGCGTTGCGCTGTCGCAGATCGACAATGTCAGCCCCAACCTTGGGCAGAGCTACATCATCGATTCCTTCATGGTCGTAGTGTTCGGCGGCGTCGGCAATCTCTGGGGCACGCTGGTCGGGGCCTTCACGCTCGGCATCGCCAACAAGTTCCTGGAGCCGGTGGCGGGCGCCGTGCTCGGCAAGATCGCCATTCTGGTGCTGATCATCCTGTTCATCCAGAAGCGGCCGCGCGGCCTGTTCGCGCTCAAGGGCCGGGCGGTGGAAGCATGA
- the urtA gene encoding urea ABC transporter substrate-binding protein: MLTQLTHDITTMSRRRWLAATAGLVLGLATFSSAKAADDTIKVGVLHSLSGTMAISETTLKDTVLFLIDEQNKKGGVLGKKLEAVVVDPASNWPLFAEKARELITKDKVSVVFGCWTSVSRKSVLPVFKELNSILFYPVQYEGEESERNVFYTGAAPNQQAIPAVDYLMKDEKVKRWVLAGTDYVYPRTTNKILEAYLKSKGVKQEDIMINYTPFGHSDWQTIVADIKKFGSTGKKTAVVSTINGDANVPFYKELGNQGIKATDIPVVAFSVGEEELAGIDTKPLLGHLAAWNYFQSIKDPGNEKFIKAWQAYTKNPKRVTNDPMEAHVIGFEMWVKAVEKVKSTDADKVIDALPGIEAKNLTGGTSKMLPNHHITKPVFIGEIKANGQFDVVWKTPGLVAGDAWSKELDGSKDLIGDWVGKKCGNYNTKTNKCGGQGS; encoded by the coding sequence ATGCTTACTCAATTGACTCACGATATAACGACGATGAGCCGCCGTCGCTGGCTGGCGGCGACCGCCGGCCTGGTTTTGGGCCTAGCCACATTTTCAAGCGCCAAGGCCGCTGACGACACCATCAAGGTCGGCGTCCTGCATTCGCTCTCCGGCACCATGGCCATCAGCGAAACCACGCTGAAGGATACCGTTCTCTTCCTGATCGACGAGCAGAACAAGAAGGGCGGCGTGCTCGGCAAGAAGCTCGAAGCCGTCGTCGTCGACCCCGCCTCGAACTGGCCGCTGTTTGCGGAAAAGGCGCGTGAGCTGATCACCAAGGACAAGGTCTCGGTCGTATTCGGCTGCTGGACCTCGGTGTCGCGCAAGTCCGTGCTCCCGGTGTTCAAGGAGCTGAACTCGATCCTGTTCTACCCCGTGCAGTACGAGGGTGAAGAATCCGAACGCAACGTGTTCTACACCGGTGCGGCGCCGAACCAGCAGGCGATCCCCGCGGTCGACTATCTGATGAAGGACGAGAAGGTGAAGCGCTGGGTGCTGGCCGGCACCGATTACGTCTATCCGCGCACCACCAACAAGATCCTCGAAGCCTACTTGAAGTCGAAGGGCGTCAAGCAGGAAGACATCATGATCAACTACACGCCGTTCGGTCATAGCGACTGGCAGACGATTGTCGCCGACATCAAGAAGTTCGGCTCGACCGGCAAGAAGACGGCCGTGGTCTCCACCATCAACGGCGACGCCAACGTTCCCTTCTACAAGGAGCTCGGCAACCAGGGCATCAAGGCGACCGACATTCCGGTCGTCGCGTTCTCGGTCGGTGAAGAAGAGCTCGCCGGCATCGACACCAAGCCGCTGCTCGGCCATCTCGCCGCCTGGAACTACTTCCAGTCGATCAAGGATCCGGGCAACGAGAAGTTCATCAAGGCCTGGCAGGCCTACACCAAGAATCCGAAGCGCGTGACCAACGATCCGATGGAAGCGCACGTCATCGGCTTCGAAATGTGGGTCAAGGCGGTCGAGAAGGTGAAGTCGACCGACGCCGACAAGGTGATCGACGCGCTGCCCGGCATCGAAGCCAAGAACCTGACCGGCGGCACCTCCAAGATGCTTCCGAACCATCACATCACCAAGCCGGTGTTCATTGGCGAAATCAAAGCCAACGGCCAGTTCGACGTGGTGTGGAAGACCCCGGGCCTTGTCGCTGGCGACGCCTGGTCGAAGGAGCTCGACGGCTCCAAGGACCTGATCGGCGACTGGGTCGGCAAGAAGTGCGGCAACTACAACACCAAGACCAACAAGTGCGGCGGTCAGGGCTCCTGA
- a CDS encoding DEAD/DEAH box helicase has product MTSFQDFGLAEPISRALKEENYHTPTPIQAQTIPLAMTGRDVVGIAQTGTGKTAAFALPILHRILENRIRPQPKSCRVLVLSPTRELSGQILDSFNAYGRHIRLSSALAIGGVPMGRQVRSVMQGVEVMVATPGRLLDLVQSNGLKLGQVEFLVLDEADRMLDMGFINDIRKIVGKLPIKRQTLFFSATMPKDIAELAEAMLRDPARVAVTPVASTVERITQRIIQVDFSAKSGVLAQLLKQEPVDRALIFTRTKHGADKVVKTLEKAGISANAIHGNKSQNHRERVLAAFRTGEIRTLVATDIAARGIDVDGISHVVNFDLPNIPETYVHRIGRTARAGAEGIAISLIAGAEEMGYLRDIERLIRITLPREDRRTPGSRDAAPAPAQQRPAQHRGGRSAPRAHTARSHDSRGHESRGHESRGHESRGHESAPGSKGPRRPRRGGGNNAAPQPNRHEQPRPAQQAGKSQGGKSEGIQGVAFLHRESRPNTQPNRTHRPQR; this is encoded by the coding sequence TTGACCTCCTTTCAGGATTTCGGCCTCGCCGAACCCATTTCGCGTGCACTCAAGGAAGAAAATTACCACACGCCCACCCCCATCCAGGCCCAGACCATCCCCCTCGCAATGACCGGCCGTGACGTCGTCGGCATCGCCCAGACCGGCACCGGCAAGACCGCAGCCTTCGCGCTGCCGATCCTGCACCGCATTCTGGAGAACCGCATCCGGCCACAGCCCAAGAGCTGCCGCGTGCTGGTGCTCTCGCCGACCCGCGAATTGTCGGGCCAGATCCTCGACAGCTTCAACGCCTATGGCCGCCACATCCGCCTGAGCTCGGCGCTGGCGATCGGCGGCGTGCCGATGGGCCGCCAGGTCCGCTCGGTGATGCAGGGCGTCGAAGTCATGGTGGCGACCCCCGGCCGCCTGCTCGATCTCGTCCAGAGCAACGGGCTCAAGCTCGGCCAGGTCGAGTTCCTTGTGCTCGACGAAGCCGACCGCATGCTGGACATGGGCTTCATCAACGACATCCGCAAAATCGTCGGCAAGCTGCCGATCAAGCGGCAGACACTGTTCTTCTCGGCCACCATGCCGAAGGACATCGCGGAACTCGCTGAAGCCATGCTGCGCGACCCCGCCCGGGTGGCGGTGACGCCGGTGGCCTCGACCGTCGAGCGGATCACCCAGCGCATCATCCAGGTCGATTTCTCGGCCAAGTCGGGCGTGCTGGCGCAGCTCCTCAAGCAGGAACCGGTCGACCGTGCGCTGATCTTTACCCGCACCAAGCACGGCGCCGACAAGGTCGTGAAGACGCTGGAGAAGGCCGGCATCTCAGCCAACGCCATTCACGGCAACAAGTCGCAGAACCATCGCGAGCGCGTGCTGGCGGCGTTCCGCACCGGCGAGATCCGCACCCTGGTCGCCACCGACATTGCCGCCCGCGGCATCGACGTCGACGGCATCAGCCATGTGGTGAATTTCGATCTGCCCAACATCCCGGAAACCTATGTCCACCGCATCGGCCGCACCGCGCGCGCCGGCGCCGAAGGCATTGCGATCTCGCTGATCGCGGGCGCCGAGGAGATGGGTTATCTGCGCGACATCGAGCGGCTGATCCGTATCACGCTGCCGCGGGAAGACCGTCGCACGCCCGGCAGCCGCGACGCCGCACCGGCCCCCGCGCAGCAGCGCCCCGCACAGCACCGTGGCGGACGGTCCGCCCCGCGCGCCCACACCGCCAGGTCCCACGACTCAAGGGGACATGAATCCAGGGGACATGAATCCAGAGGTCACGAATCCCGGGGACATGAATCGGCGCCGGGCTCAAAAGGCCCTCGCCGTCCCCGCCGCGGTGGTGGTAATAATGCCGCGCCGCAGCCGAACCGGCACGAACAGCCGCGTCCGGCGCAGCAGGCCGGCAAGAGCCAAGGCGGGAAAAGTGAGGGCATTCAGGGCGTCGCCTTCTTGCATCGCGAGAGCCGTCCGAATACTCAACCCAACCGTACCCACCGACCGCAGCGCTAA
- the infA gene encoding translation initiation factor IF-1 produces MAKEELIQFEGLVTEILPDARYRVQLDAGHEIVAYTAGKMKKNRIKTLAGDRVTIEMSPYDLEKGRLIFRHKDERPSTGAPRSGPPRGGQFRRR; encoded by the coding sequence ATGGCTAAAGAAGAGCTGATCCAGTTCGAAGGACTGGTGACCGAAATCCTCCCCGACGCGCGCTACCGCGTGCAGCTCGACGCGGGACACGAGATTGTTGCCTACACCGCCGGCAAGATGAAAAAGAACCGGATCAAGACGCTGGCAGGCGATCGGGTCACGATCGAAATGTCGCCCTACGATCTGGAAAAGGGCCGCCTGATCTTCCGTCACAAGGACGAGCGTCCCAGTACCGGAGCCCCGCGCAGTGGGCCGCCGCGCGGCGGCCAGTTCCGCCGCCGGTAA
- a CDS encoding cold-shock protein, whose product MSMGTVKWFNATKGYGFIQPDDGGNDVFVHISAVERAGLGTLREGQKISYEIVADRRSGKSSADNLRAAG is encoded by the coding sequence GTGAGCATGGGAACCGTGAAGTGGTTTAACGCAACCAAGGGCTATGGCTTCATCCAGCCGGATGACGGCGGCAATGACGTGTTCGTGCACATCAGCGCTGTCGAGCGTGCCGGCCTCGGAACGTTGCGTGAGGGCCAGAAGATCTCCTACGAAATCGTGGCAGATCGCCGCTCTGGCAAATCTTCGGCCGACAATCTGCGCGCCGCTGGATAA
- a CDS encoding TadE/TadG family type IV pilus assembly protein has protein sequence MDSQGAPVPFRLQQYVSRFCRDRRGNVAIIFTIAAIPLMSAIGCGVDYSLATRMKAKLQTAADAASIAALSQKSPGFLAASLMTGNGSVANGVTDANNVFDSNMNGIIGYQNLVRTSTVTKTGIRLAASVSFTADVPTSFLKVIGYQQLTVTGVSSSAATLPPYLDFYLTLDVSGSMGLPSTPAEQTRLGKINPDNWVQYRNSTGVSCTLACHFSPKGSACVDPPVTSPTNPNANPSITASYSQQYNTNGYCMGYIYSRVNQTALNNLITANSVAGALKQKPGLPTTMLPDLNNTVTPGVANSLIKGNSKSRPDSLTAVSSCPTDGTDDCIQLRLDAVGYAVNQLFVTANASMKVNNQFRIGLYPFIQKLYTYFALTSSINGSTTNSSTINYAAANLATLLDTNIDANLGSGGTHIDTALTSVNSLISGGTGTVGDGSTSTTPQPYVFLVTDGAQDNQIKGVPNGGWSGSNHATTIDKQNTLATVPQCETLKGRGVIVSVLYIPYQPVSPVVTSFAGDEDTAANTNIQYIPASLQKCASPGFFYTANSPTEIAASLNAMFNHALQTAHLTN, from the coding sequence TTGGATAGCCAGGGGGCGCCCGTGCCATTTCGTCTTCAGCAGTATGTTTCCCGTTTCTGCCGCGATCGACGCGGCAACGTCGCGATCATTTTTACGATCGCAGCGATCCCCCTGATGTCGGCCATCGGTTGTGGGGTGGATTACTCGCTGGCGACCAGAATGAAGGCCAAGCTGCAAACCGCGGCCGACGCCGCCAGCATTGCCGCGCTTTCGCAAAAGTCGCCCGGCTTTCTCGCGGCCTCGCTCATGACAGGCAACGGCTCGGTCGCCAACGGCGTTACCGATGCCAACAATGTTTTTGACTCCAACATGAACGGGATCATCGGCTATCAAAATCTGGTTCGCACCAGCACCGTTACGAAGACCGGAATCAGGCTGGCTGCCAGCGTCTCGTTCACGGCCGACGTGCCGACATCCTTCCTGAAAGTGATCGGCTATCAGCAACTGACGGTAACGGGCGTTTCAAGTTCGGCCGCCACGTTGCCGCCGTACCTCGATTTTTATCTGACGCTGGACGTCTCGGGGTCGATGGGCCTGCCGTCGACCCCCGCCGAGCAGACGCGCTTGGGCAAGATCAACCCGGATAACTGGGTCCAATACCGCAACAGCACCGGCGTCAGCTGTACCCTGGCCTGCCATTTTTCGCCGAAAGGCAGCGCGTGCGTCGATCCCCCCGTCACTTCCCCTACCAATCCGAATGCCAATCCCTCTATTACCGCTTCGTATTCCCAGCAATACAATACGAATGGTTATTGCATGGGCTATATCTATTCGCGCGTAAACCAGACCGCGCTCAATAACCTCATCACTGCGAACTCGGTCGCGGGCGCACTGAAGCAGAAGCCCGGCTTGCCGACGACGATGCTTCCGGACCTGAATAATACGGTTACTCCTGGCGTGGCGAATTCGCTGATCAAGGGCAACTCCAAAAGCCGGCCGGACAGCCTGACGGCGGTCTCATCCTGCCCGACCGATGGCACCGACGACTGCATCCAGTTGCGCCTCGACGCGGTCGGCTACGCCGTGAACCAGTTGTTCGTTACCGCGAACGCCTCCATGAAGGTTAACAACCAGTTCAGGATCGGCCTCTACCCGTTCATTCAGAAACTCTATACCTATTTTGCTCTGACCAGCAGCATCAACGGCTCTACCACCAATTCCTCGACCATCAACTACGCCGCCGCAAACCTTGCCACGCTGCTTGACACCAATATCGATGCAAACCTTGGCTCCGGCGGCACGCATATCGATACCGCGCTTACTTCGGTCAATAGCCTCATCTCCGGCGGCACCGGCACTGTGGGCGACGGCAGCACTTCGACCACCCCGCAGCCTTACGTCTTCCTCGTCACCGACGGCGCACAAGACAACCAGATCAAGGGCGTTCCCAACGGCGGCTGGTCCGGCAGCAACCACGCTACCACGATTGATAAACAGAACACCCTGGCGACCGTCCCCCAATGCGAAACCCTCAAGGGCCGCGGCGTCATCGTTTCCGTGCTCTATATTCCCTATCAACCGGTCTCACCCGTGGTTACGAGCTTTGCCGGCGATGAAGACACCGCTGCCAACACCAACATTCAGTATATTCCGGCCAGCCTGCAGAAATGCGCGTCGCCCGGCTTCTTCTACACTGCCAACTCGCCCACTGAAATCGCCGCGTCGCTGAACGCCATGTTCAATCACGCGCTGCAGACCGCGCATCTTACGAACTGA